In Elusimicrobiota bacterium, the genomic window GTCATCATTTTTTTCTTTTGTCATTTTTACTTCCCCTTTATTTCTATGTTGCATAATTAATTTGAACTCACTTTAATTATTTGGCTTATTTTATTCACCAGGCAATATTAATTTATCATCTTCTTCATGAAAATCCCAGATACTATTATATTCACTTTTCAGTTCTGTCATTAACTGAATCTTTTTTGCAGATAACTGCTCAATTTCTCTTCCTACGGATGATCTTATGTTCTTCTGAATTTCAATTATTGATTTAACTAATTTTGTAATTCTTTCATGCGACTTAAGATGATTTTCATTAGAAAAATTGAGTTTGGGTACTGGCAAATCAGAAATAACGGCAGAACCTCGACTAAAATATCCTCCTCGAAATGAACTACCTCGTTTTCTCAAGAAATATTCAACAACCCTTTGATTAAGTAGCCCCAAAATAAATTCTAGGGAATATCCGCTTTTAGGATTAATAAGTGCTACTTCGCCTGCTGTTCCACCTGAGGCAAAACCAACACCTGACATATCAATGCCATATTTATCACCTAATTGATTAACAGAGTAAATAATTTTTGGGCTTTTAAATGCTACATTTAACGCTTGATGGCGTCCATAACAATAATATTCGTCGGACTTATACGGTGGTGAAACGTCTCGTTCGAGCAAGCGTTCTTTATTGGCACTAAAATATTTATATGCAAGAGGATATTTTTTAGATAGATCAGAAGGTTTAATCAATACTGCCTCTCCATCAGAATTTTGGTGATAGGGGAAAATAATACGTGAATCAGCCTCTATGGGCAAATATGACCATACCTGTGATGTTGAATTTATCAAATAGGGTTTAGTAATACTGTTTTCCATTTCCCAAGTTACATTGTTCCGTTCAAAATTCAGTATCCCATTTCTTTCAACCCATTTCTCAATTGAAAAAATATCCTCCGCGCTCGTTTGTATTCCATTAATTACATCAACAATTTCACTTAGAAGCAAAGAATTTCTATAAAGTTTGGCAAGAACCAGTGCTTCTGTTTTGCTCGCTGGCAAAACCCACGATCTGCCCCTAAGATTAAAAAGCAATTGGCTATCAAGAGAAATCCCTTTTTCATGAGGAGTAAGTGTCCATACGGAATAATCTCTAACATATTGATACCAAAACGAATCTTTTTTTGACTTTGAAAGTAAAAGAAGACATACGTAAGTAGATTTACCTTCAAAGAGTAATTCATTGCCAAAATCAACAATTTCGGCAACTAAGTTATTTTTTGTCAACATTTCTCTAAGTTTATTTCCCGCTTCAATCGTTATCCATTTGTTTGGAACTACCATTCCTACCCAACCTTTCTCATTTAATTTTGAAATGGCTCGTTCAAGAAAAATATAGTACTTATCAAATTGTTTATACGGTGATTGATATTTTTTTTTGTAATAATCATATTCATATTTCGTTTTAACTTTCATATCTTCGGTTTTAATATATGGCGGATTGCCTACAATTAAGTCAAATCCAACTGGCAGATAAGCCGTCTTCCAATCTAATGGACGTGTACTCTCGATAACATCTCTATTTATGTTTGAGAAATCATTATCAACTACTGAATTGCCCCAAACAATGTTCTGATCGATATTTGGAAGAATCTTCTTACCACTAGGAAGTGTCCCTTTGTTTTCGTCTTCTAATAACTTAATCAATAAACTAAACCTTGCGACTTCAACAGCATTGTAATCAATGTCAATCCCAAAAAGACAAGACTCAAGGAGCTCTTTTTTTATTACAAAAGATAAACGATAATCGCCTTCCGATTTTTTATATATTTGTGAAAAATCGCCCTTTTTCATTAAACATTCTAAAGCCGCATCAGCAAGCTCATCTAAACACCTCAAGAGGAAACGACCTGACCCTACCGCAATATCAAGAATTCGAAGCGATCTTAATGAATCATAGTTGAGTATTCCGGATTCCCGCATTTCAATAAGCTTGCCTGAAAAAGATCGCCTCACAATTTCATCAACGATGGGTTGAGGAGTTGTAATAACTTCGCGACTATCATAAAGTGGTTTGTCTTCTAGAATGATTTGCTTTGCATCGTCAAAAGAAAGTCGTTTTGTTAAAAATAATTCATATACTTGTCCGAGGAAATCTGCATTAAGCACACTGAAACTATATGGAGACTTTGGAAAGTAAAGTTCTTCTACAATGCTAAAGAATATTTGAGAATCTATTGAGTAGTTATTTTGCAGCGGATCATTTGTAGTTTCAAAAAGTCCTGTATTATACCTTTCATTAAGCTCCTTAAAGAGTGCCTTCAAGTCAACATAACTTTTTGTCTTTGAGACATTGCGTAAGCGTTCTTCTCCTTCTATTCCTCGATCTTCGCACATACGAATAAAAATAATACGATTAATCACCTTTTGAGTAATATCATTTAGTTCATTTAGACCTAATTCTTGGTATCGCGAATTTAAATCACTAGCCACTTGAATTCGCCAATTGTTTATTCGATCTAAAAACAAAGTATTTACATGTGCTACGGTTATAACACCATAAGCTTTATCTAAACTCCCTGTTGCTACTGCTTCTCTTCCAAACAGAGAAAGCAAATCTTTGTATTTTGAAGGAATGTCTTTATAGTCAATTTCTAAAATTAGACCTGCATCTGCGTTGTCCAATTCCTGAGGTGCTATTTGAGTATTGTAAATTCGCAATGTTTGAAAATTTGTTAAAATAGAGACCTGCATCCCCGCAGTCCAGCCATAGCTACGTAGTTGAAATGCACTTTCCTTATGAGTTTTAATATTAACAGATGGTTTCTTTGCCTCTACAAAAAATTTTCTCGTGGCAGCAATCCTAAAGGTGTAATCGGGACGTTTTGTAGACGTTTCGTTAGGTTGTGATTCTTCCCGAACAATATCTTTCAGGCTGTTTGGAGTTCCGTGTTTGTTAGACATATCCCAACCAAGACATTCAAAAAATGGGTCTATATATTCTATTCTGGTTTCAGTTTCAGTGAAACCAGAAGTATCTGACGTTAGTATTTGTTTATCCGCATCAAATTTAGAAATGAGTTTTTGTATTATTTCTATCTCATTATTCATAAAAATCACTTCCTTCATACGCATTTGAAACTAACCTCTGCCGCCTAGAGCGTATTTTATCCCAAGCATTATACAAGACATCGCATTCGCTTCCCGATAAACCTGCCGCTTTTAACACAATCTTATCCTGCTGAGGGAACAAAATATCAGTTCTAACGCTATTTTTTATTCTATTATCAAGATCTGCTAAGGAAATTGAAGAATTTCTTGTTTCAGGAACAAATAGTTTTTCTATCTCCGAAGGCACAAGTTCCAAAACTCCTCCGCCATAATGTCGTCCTTCTAATTCAGCCGATAAAGCTGTTAAACTATTAATAAAGTTAAAAATTAAATTTGGAATATCTTTAGAAATTGGGCATATCCGATACGCAGTATCAGTGGTAAACACTTTTGCCTTGTTAAGAATTAGTCTCGGAAAATTGTGAGATCGCTTCAACATACATACTGCTGTCGAATATAAGGAAGGAACCTTGTACCAAGGAGAACGTATTCTGCATTTATATCGTGTATGGATATGTAGCAATTCACCTTGTTTTATATAATCTCTGATTCCCTTGGGAAGCTTTTCAATTGGAGTGGCATCAAACATAAGAAAATTTGTAGGGAATCCTTGTTTTTGATTCATCTTATGAATTTTATGATCATAAATAATTCCTGGACAATACGCACTACGACCGAACATAGGACGAATGTATTTATGCAGTTTAAATTGCGCCACAATTTCGTCATTCACTAAAAAAAACTTGTTCGCCCCTGTGACTATCCCTACATCCACTGTTGCCAACTTATTAAACCTAGTTATTGATTTGTATTTGGTAACTTTTTCAAATACATTAAGTTCTGCGGACGACAGAAGAACTTTCATCCATTTTCCATTCAGCAAGTCTCCGGATAAATACTTTGCTTTTTGAAAGTATAGCTCTGGATTATTAGAAAGAAATGTGTTGTCAGGGGCAGATAAGATTGCGACTCCCTTTGAAGGGATATAAGGCTTGTTCTTCTTTTCAACTAACAGCAACATTGTACCTTGCAGTGCTTGCTCAAAAAGCAATTCATTGGGATCAATTAATAATATACGCTCACATTCTGATAGAAGAAATTTACGAAGGGATTCTGCATGCAACACATGTAATATTTCAGAAGGTATAACCATTGCAAGTCTTCCAGAAGGAGCTAATAATCCTATACTTGCAATAATAAATGAAACCCAAGCATTAGTATGTTTCGTAAATGATAGATCGAATTTTGAAAATATAGTTTCTGCTAGCTGTTGAGCTTTATCTTCGAGATATTGATAACGAATATAAGGAGGATTTCCGATTACAGCATCAAATTTAGTATTCTCTTCAATTTTTCTATTTGCCCAATCAAGAAAATCAGAAACGATTATTTGTGATTGCAATAAACGATTTTTTGTCGCACTATATTTTGCCTTTTCCGCTTCCTCGGAAAACAATTCTATACCTGTAAAACTCGTTTTGTATTTCAGTATCCCATTAAGCGCTCTTATAAAAACTCCGTCTCCACAGCTGGGTTCTAAAATGGTCTTAGGTTTTTTGTTTAATACCCATTGGCTTAGAAATTTTGCAACTGGAGCCGGGGTATA contains:
- a CDS encoding N-6 DNA methylase, whose amino-acid sequence is MNNEIEIIQKLISKFDADKQILTSDTSGFTETETRIEYIDPFFECLGWDMSNKHGTPNSLKDIVREESQPNETSTKRPDYTFRIAATRKFFVEAKKPSVNIKTHKESAFQLRSYGWTAGMQVSILTNFQTLRIYNTQIAPQELDNADAGLILEIDYKDIPSKYKDLLSLFGREAVATGSLDKAYGVITVAHVNTLFLDRINNWRIQVASDLNSRYQELGLNELNDITQKVINRIIFIRMCEDRGIEGEERLRNVSKTKSYVDLKALFKELNERYNTGLFETTNDPLQNNYSIDSQIFFSIVEELYFPKSPYSFSVLNADFLGQVYELFLTKRLSFDDAKQIILEDKPLYDSREVITTPQPIVDEIVRRSFSGKLIEMRESGILNYDSLRSLRILDIAVGSGRFLLRCLDELADAALECLMKKGDFSQIYKKSEGDYRLSFVIKKELLESCLFGIDIDYNAVEVARFSLLIKLLEDENKGTLPSGKKILPNIDQNIVWGNSVVDNDFSNINRDVIESTRPLDWKTAYLPVGFDLIVGNPPYIKTEDMKVKTKYEYDYYKKKYQSPYKQFDKYYIFLERAISKLNEKGWVGMVVPNKWITIEAGNKLREMLTKNNLVAEIVDFGNELLFEGKSTYVCLLLLSKSKKDSFWYQYVRDYSVWTLTPHEKGISLDSQLLFNLRGRSWVLPASKTEALVLAKLYRNSLLLSEIVDVINGIQTSAEDIFSIEKWVERNGILNFERNNVTWEMENSITKPYLINSTSQVWSYLPIEADSRIIFPYHQNSDGEAVLIKPSDLSKKYPLAYKYFSANKERLLERDVSPPYKSDEYYCYGRHQALNVAFKSPKIIYSVNQLGDKYGIDMSGVGFASGGTAGEVALINPKSGYSLEFILGLLNQRVVEYFLRKRGSSFRGGYFSRGSAVISDLPVPKLNFSNENHLKSHERITKLVKSIIEIQKNIRSSVGREIEQLSAKKIQLMTELKSEYNSIWDFHEEDDKLILPGE
- a CDS encoding N-6 DNA methylase, producing the protein MNFKINESITKLRGGYYTPAPVAKFLSQWVLNKKPKTILEPSCGDGVFIRALNGILKYKTSFTGIELFSEEAEKAKYSATKNRLLQSQIIVSDFLDWANRKIEENTKFDAVIGNPPYIRYQYLEDKAQQLAETIFSKFDLSFTKHTNAWVSFIIASIGLLAPSGRLAMVIPSEILHVLHAESLRKFLLSECERILLIDPNELLFEQALQGTMLLLVEKKNKPYIPSKGVAILSAPDNTFLSNNPELYFQKAKYLSGDLLNGKWMKVLLSSAELNVFEKVTKYKSITRFNKLATVDVGIVTGANKFFLVNDEIVAQFKLHKYIRPMFGRSAYCPGIIYDHKIHKMNQKQGFPTNFLMFDATPIEKLPKGIRDYIKQGELLHIHTRYKCRIRSPWYKVPSLYSTAVCMLKRSHNFPRLILNKAKVFTTDTAYRICPISKDIPNLIFNFINSLTALSAELEGRHYGGGVLELVPSEIEKLFVPETRNSSISLADLDNRIKNSVRTDILFPQQDKIVLKAAGLSGSECDVLYNAWDKIRSRRQRLVSNAYEGSDFYE